The genomic interval ATCAATGGTCAAACGTGGACGCTAGGACTTCGAGAACCTACAATTCCAAGAGTAAGGCCGGTCGTGCGACGGGCTACGTCCCCGTTTCTTCAGACTGAGCTTTTCTTCCGACATGGCTGACACACTCCCGACGATTCAAGCCGTTTGCTTCGACCTCGATGGCCTGATGTTTAATACCGAGCACGTGTTCTACGTCTCGGCAGAAGTTCTCCTTCAACGCCGCGGCCGAGAAATGTCGCGTGGAGCCATGGATGCGATGCTTGGACTGCGTCCGCTGGAATCGTTCCGCGCCTTCTGCGACTACCTGAAACTGGATGAAGACCCCGCCGAACTGTTGGCCGAATCGCGAGTGGTCTTTTACGAGATGCTCGACGATCATCTCAAGCCGATGCCGGGACTGTTCGATCTGCTGAATCTGATCGAGTCGACACCGTTACCTAAAGCCGTGGCGACGTCGTCCACCCGCGACTATCTCGAAACGATCTTCAATCGATTCGATCTGATTCCCCGCTTCGGAATCAGACTGACCGCCGAAAGCGTCACGCACGGGAAGCCAAACCCGGAAATCTACCTCAAAGCCGCCGAGCAACTGGGCGTGCGTCCCGAAAATATGCTCGTGCTGGAAGATTCACAAACCGGCACACGCGCAGCCGCCGCGGCGGGAGCGCACATTGTCTCCATCCCGCACGAGCACACGGCCGGCCACGACTTCAGCCAGTCGAAGTTCGTCGCGAGCGGGCTGACCGATCCTTATATTCTGAAATTGCTCGCGCGCTGAACATCAGACGACGCATCGAGCGCCTGATGGAAAATCGCTACTTCTGAACCGTCGCAACAGGTTGTTGTCGTCCTCTGATTGCAATTGTGATTGGTTTGGTTACTCTGCTTCAGCATCTTGCGCATGACTCGCAGGATGCCCGAATATCTGATTTCATCGCCGACTGGCGGTCCGCCCACTTCATACGGTTCACTATGTCGACTCCGTCACTTTCATTCGCGGCGCAGATCACCGATCTGCCTGGTCTCAGCAATGCGGAATTTCTGCAGGCCCTCAGTTGGGATCGTTCGGCCGATCCTGCAATTCGAACTGCGGCGGCGGCGGGGAATGTTTCCGCATTCTGCAAGGCGTGGCAGGCCAGCCGACGAGCCCTCGACAAATTATCAGGACCGACCAGCAGTACGGCCGAACGCGCGCTCTGGTCGCAGCAGGCATTCGCCGAAGAAGCCGGCCTCACGCGGATCATCGAACAAGCCGGAGACACGACCGTCAAACGCCCGTCCGCCACCCGCCGACCGGTCAACAAGCCGGCCGTTTCGTGGAGCCAACGAGTCGGAAATCTCGTCGCAGAACTCACAACGGCCGTGGGTTCCGAAGAACCTCGTCCGTTTGCGGTCCTTGCATCGCTCGAATTACTGGCGAATGCAGGGCACCGTCTGACATCGAGTCAATTCTTTCCGCTCTGGCGACAGACGCTGTCAGAAATTCTGATGTGGCCCACCGTCATCTATGACGATCCGACGACTCCGATCGACGTTCAACTCATTGAACACGGCGAGATTCCTCTGATCGGCGGACTGCTGTTTCACGAAATCTCGCATGCGACGAACCTGATCAAAGCAGGCCGAAAGGTCCTCGCGACAGAACTCGTCGATCAAACGGATACGGATGGAACGCCACACGCGGAAATCCTTCCCCGCCTTCCGCTGTGGCTCGCACCACTTGTCCGCGCGACGCTGATGATGGAGCGGTTCCAGGAAGGACAGTGGACTCCGGATCAACGTCAATTGCTCGCCAATGTGATCGATCGAGCGGTTCTGTTGTGCCGACCGGACGGCCGCGCGGCCTTGACGAACGGCCTGAATCTCGATTCGTTGCCGGTCCTCTCCGCCGCCGTCGAACTTTTGGATCTGGGACTCGTTGGCTCCACCACAGAATACCTGCAGGCCGTCCAGCGCGCCGTCGCCGGCAAACCGCCGCGGCGGGCACGTCCCACGATTGCCACCATGCCGTCGAACCAGTCCGACTGGGCGAAGTTCGCACTGCTGCGCAGCGACTGGTCGGTCGATGCCGATAGCGTCGCGATGACGCATCATCTGCCGTTGCCTCAGTTGGATGTCACCGCATTGGGACGAGCCTTGATCCATGGCGACTGGCAACTCAAGCTGAAACTGGGTGATGCGGTCGTCGAACTCGCCGAAGAATGGTCGTGCGTTTGCTGGCAATCCGATCCTGACGCAGACTATATCGAACTGCAGATGGCTGGTCCTGGAAAACTGCGAGTCGAACGTCTGGTCATGCTCTCACGCAAAGAGCGATTTCTTTTTGTCGCCGACTCCATCAGTGGCGTGCCGTCGATGGACGGTACAAAAAAATCGAGTGGGCAGACCGGTCAGCGGATTGAATACGAATCACGTCTGTCACTGTGCGACGGTCTGGTCGGCAGTTGTGACGGAACCTCGCGCGAGGGTCGGATTACCGGCAAGCGACTGAAAGCACGCGTCTTCCCCTTGGCTATCCCCCACGACCGCGTTCAAAGCACTCCGCATCAATTGACAATTGAAGGCCAGGAACTCGTTCTCAAACAAGTCGCAGAAGGCGAGGGCCTGTTTGCCCCGCTGGCATTCGTCTGGCACCCCGACCGAACTCGCGTCGACGCAACATGGCGGATGCTGACGGTCGCCGAAGAAGGCAAGCGCGTCGGCCCTGACGTCGCTGTCGGCTACCGGTTGAAGCTCGGTGCATTCCAGCTTTTGGTCTCCCGCAGCCTCAAGAAGACCGGCAACTCCAGAACCTGCCTGGGCCACCACACTCGCAACGAAACGGTCATCGCCCGCTTCGACGAAAACGGCGACGTCCACCCAATCTTGATGGTCGAGTAACCACTTGATCAAGACTCCATGACGTGCATATATGGTACGCCCCCCCAGTTCGGCATGGTCATTTTGCCGCGGCTCATAGAAGCGCGTGGTTCGGTACAACGGGCAATGCTTCAAACCCGAAAGAAACGGAGAAAAACTCGTTTCAAATAGCCGGATGAACGCACAAGCGGGATTCGTGAATCGGCCGCGACGGTATCGTTTTGTGAAGAATGTCCCCAAGGACTATCCTATCCCCCCCTACACGAACCTGAGTCTCGAACTCAACGTAAGCATCACCGAATCGAGCGTCGCTGTTTATTGGGCTTCTATTACAGCAATCAGACGTTCTCGTCGTTCACGCAGTTGCCGCAGCGCGTAGGCCGCATGGCACACGACAGCGACGTCGCGACAGTCGTTCTGATGCTCAACGTAATCCTCACAGAGTTGCTGGATCGATTGTCGCATCCATGGCTGATCAAGGGTCTTGTCGTCGACCGAAATCGAGAGCCAGGTGAGATGGGAAGCCGCGAGATGCATC from Schlesneria paludicola DSM 18645 carries:
- a CDS encoding HAD family hydrolase encodes the protein MADTLPTIQAVCFDLDGLMFNTEHVFYVSAEVLLQRRGREMSRGAMDAMLGLRPLESFRAFCDYLKLDEDPAELLAESRVVFYEMLDDHLKPMPGLFDLLNLIESTPLPKAVATSSTRDYLETIFNRFDLIPRFGIRLTAESVTHGKPNPEIYLKAAEQLGVRPENMLVLEDSQTGTRAAAAAGAHIVSIPHEHTAGHDFSQSKFVASGLTDPYILKLLAR